The Desulfomicrobium escambiense DSM 10707 genome segment CCTTCGCGGATGAGCTGCCAGCGCTTCTGCACCGGGATGCCCGAGGGGCAGCTGGCCTGGCAGGGAGGCATGTACTTGCAGTTTTCCCAGACGGGCACGTTGCGGCGCAGCTCGCCGGTGGTGATGAGGCCGATGGGCGATCGGTCGACGGAGGTCAGGTCGCCGACCAGGCCGCCGCGGCCGAGCTCCATGTCCCAGACCTTGGCGTGGAACTCGGACATGGACTTGCGCTTTCTGGTGATCTTCTCGTGCGGCGTCTTGGCCCGGGCCAGATGCCACTCCTCGCGCACGGCAAGCGTGGCGAAGAGGTCGTCCTTGCCCAGTTTGTTCAAAAACTGCTTGAGGTTTTCGGTCAGCCAGGCCCAGTCGTCGTCGGTGATGGGGGCGTGGATGGCGTCGGCCGCGCTGACTGTCTGCTCCTGGCCGCGGTAGAAGATGCGGCCGCCGACCATGCCCACGCAGGGCCGGTAGCCCAGGGTGCAGGCCTGGTCGATGGCGTCCACGCCGCAGACCACGGCCACGCCGCCGGCCATGAACTCGGCGAAGTAGTCCCCGGCCTGGCCCAGGACCCACAGTTCCGGGGCGGGGAAGCGCGGGTTCTGCTTGGTCATGGTCATGGAACGGGAGCCGACGTCGCCTCCGACGAAGACCTTGCCCTGGGCCATGGCGTTGCAGGTGCCGTTGCCGGCATTGCCGTGCACCACGACTTCGGCGCCGGCGTTGAGCCAGCCCGTGTCGTCGGAGGCCGGTCCCATGACCTCGATGAAGGTGCCGGGCACGCCCAGGGAGGCCATGCGCTGGCCGGGCGCGCCGGTGATGGTGACGTGGATGGGTTCTTCCTTGGCCACCCACAGGCGGCCGCCCAGGCCGTGCTGGCCGCAGGCCTCGATGGTCAGTTCGCGCGCTCCCTGACGCACGGCATCCTGGATGCGTTCCTCCAGGATGCGCGATTCCAGGCGCACGCCGTTTTCCTTGCCCGCAATGAATGTGTTGTTCTGCATATCCGCTTCTCTCCCTACACCACGTACTTGATGGCCAGTCTGTCAGCCGCGTCCTTGTCGGCGATGCCCAGGGCGTCGGACATGCCGATGGGCAGCGAGGTGGAGCGGCCCAGGGGGGCGACGATCTTCTTCAGTTCCGTGTCGAAGCTGACGTAGAGGTCCACCAGCCGTTCGGCGACCTTCTCCGGATCGAGGCGGCGGTAGACGCGCGGATCCTGCGAGGTGATGCCCTTGGGGCAGACGCCGATGTTGCACACGTTGCAGCGGTCGGACTCCGAACCCACGCACCCGGCCGCGGCCTGCATGGCGTACTTGCCGATCTGCACGGCCGAGGCGCCGAGCATGATCAGGGCCGCGGCGTTGGCGGCCAGGTTGCCGTTCTTGCCGATGCCGCCGCCGGCGATGAGCGGGACCTCGTTCTGTTTGCCGATCTTGCACAGGGTCAGGTAGGCGTCGCGGATGTTGGAGGCGATGGGGCTGCCCATGTGGTTCATGGACACGTTGTAGGCCGCGCCGGTGCCGCCGTCCTCGCCGTCCACGGCCAGGCCCGCGGCGTAGGGGTTGCGGCAGAGGTTGTTGAGCACGGCGTTGGTCGTGGTCGTGGCCGAGATCTTGGGGTATACGGGCACGCGGAAGCCCCAGGCCATGGACATGGACTGGATCATCTTGGCCACGGACTCCTCGATGGAGTACTGGGTCTGGTGCGTCGGCGGGCTCGGCAGGCTCACTCCCGGAGGCACGCCGCGGATGGCCGCGATGAGCTTGTTGACCTTGTGCCACATGAGCAGGCCGCCGTCGCCGGGCTTGGCGCCCTGGCCGTACTTGATCTCGATGGCGCAGGGGTCTTCCTTCATGTGCGGGATGGCGTGGATGATCTCGTCCCAGCCGAAGTAGCCCGAGGCGATCTGGAGAATGACATATTTGAGGAAACGCGACCTGAGCAGGCGCGGCGGGCAGCCGCCCTCGCCCGTGCACATGCGCACGGGCATGTTCAGTTCCTCGTTCAGGTACGCCACGCCCATCTGCAGGCCTTCCCACATGTTCGGGGACAGGGCGCCAAACGACATGCTGCCGATCATGAGCGGGTAGATCTCGCGCACGGCCGGGGCCCAGCCCTGCTCCTTGAAGGTGGCCAAGCCTTCGGCCGGGGACTGGATGCGGCCGATGAGGGTGCGCAGGTCGAACTCGTGGCGGCCCGAGTCCAGGGCCGGGTCCGTCAGCATGGAGATGCGGATGAACTTGATCTGGTCGAGCACCGAGCCGCTGTCGTTGCGGCGGCCGCCGCGGGTGCGGGGCTGTCCGCCGAGGTTGACGTGCATGCGCAGTTTGTCCTTCTCGTCGGAATGCATGGGCATGATGGCGTCATTGGGGCAGACCATGGTGCAGGTCGCGCAGCCGATGCAGGCCTGATGCGGGGCCGTGCGCTGGCGGATGCCGTAGTAGACGGTGTGCTCGTTCTCGGGCTTGCTCTTCAGCCCGGCCGGGACCTTGACGATGCGCTTGCGGAAGGTGCCCAGTTCCAGCGTCTGCATGGGGCACACGGCCGCGCACTGGCCGCACAGGGTGCAGCGGTCCTTGTCCCAGCGGATCTGCCAGGGCAGGTCCTTGAGGCTCAGTTGGGAAGGGGTAATGGCTGCGACTGCCGACATACTCTGACCTCCTGGCGGTCCGGGCCAACGATGGCCGAATCCAGATGCATGGGTTGGAAATCCTGGGACTTGTCACGATCGGGGATGGCCAGGTCCAGGCCGCAGATCTCGGACGAGAACGCGTACAGGCCGGGACGGCCACCGACCACGCCGGGGCGCAGCTTCTTGCTGTCCTGGACCATGAACATGGACTTGTCCGGCAGGCAGCCGATGACGCAGTTGGGGCCGTCGATGATGAGGCGCCGGCAGATCTGCTTCAGCTTGGACAGGAAGGCCTGGTCGGGGTGGCCTTTCATCTCGTGGTCCTTCAGAGGCGTGATGATATGCTTGTACGCCTCGAAGGGCAGCCCCAGCCTGCGGATGGTGTAGTGCAGGATGTGCGTGAAGACCTCGGAGTCAGAGTTGTAGCCCTCGTAGCCGGGCACGCCCTGGCCCATGAGGTAGTCGCGGATGGGCACGAAGGCCGTGTTCTCGCCGTTGGTCATGGTGCTTAAGCCTTCGATGAAGAAGGGGTGGCAGGCGTAGAGGTTGATGGCGTAGTTGGTGTTCTGCCGGCCCTGGGCCAGGATGAGGCGGCTCATGATCTCGGGGCGGTCCAGGCCCAGGTACTCGCCGACCTGCAGCGGGTCGCCGATCTCCTTGATCATGACCGTGTCGGGCCAGAAGGAGAAGACGGTCATGCTCTCGTCCTGCAGGCCCATGTGCTTGAGTTCCAGACGGGTCAGCAGGTAGCCCTGGCCCTTTTCGGCGTCGCTCAGGTCCTTCCAGGCGGCGGGGATGTCGTAGGCGCGGACCACGTAACGGTCACGCTTGGGCGTCCAGGTCGGCAGCGGCCCCTTGGGCGTGATGGGCATGTCGTACCTGAGGGTGAAGCCCTTGGCTTCCATGAACTCGTCGAGACGCTTCATGCCCAGGTCGGTGAAGATTCCGGACAGGACGGGGCTGTCCTTCATGGACTCGAACGGACCGGCCAGATCCGACAGGTACAGGCCGACGCCCGAGCCGTCGTGTCCCTCGCGCATGACATCCAGGGCCCGGATGGCATCCATGGGGGAGACGGGGTCGCTGCTGGTCAGCGCAAACAATCGACACATAGCGCGCTACTCCCTGATGAGTGTTCTTTCCCCGGCGCCTTTGAGAAGTGGAGATTTATATGACAGAAATGTCATATTTTCCCAGGGCGACAAGGCTTTTAATGACAAAATTGAAGAAAAATACTGCTCTCCGGCCTGAAATTCGAGCCGGGGAGTTGAAATAAGCAAGGAAGAGGCCAAAAAATCGATTATCGGATGGGAAAACGGGCGGTCAAGTAGGAAATATTCCCGGTATCGCTGGGAAGATTTCCTGTTGTCGAGGATGCCCGGTATTGATGGACGAAACCGGCACTGATTACGTGTGCGGGACCATACAAGATTCGCGCCTGTGCGGCCGCCATCCTGACCGGTCCGGGCGAGGCCCGTCGACTGTCTGACTGAGCCAGGCATCGTTCGTTTTCCCGTCGCCCGCCGCCCGAAGTGACAGCCTCGGTCCGAAGAAGCGACGGGAAAACGTTACGAGGCCAGCGAAGGAGTTTCGACGGGCCTCGCCCGGACCGGTCAGGATGGCTGGGGGTGGCGCTTGGAGGAGAGGTCGGGAAGAGGAAGCCGGAGGAAAAGCGTGGATCCCCGCCTTCGCGGGGATGACGCGAGACGATGCGTATGGCCATCGCCTGAATGGTCCGCCGCTTTCCGCAATATCACCACGTCATCCGCGCGAAGGCGGGGATCCATTCTTTCGGAAGGCTGGCGGCTTCAAGCAGGGTCTGAACACGTGCGAAGGGACCGGCTCAGACAATGGTCCGGTTCTTCCTCTCCGGCGTGTAGTGCCACCACGGCCTGGGCTCCTCGCCGTCCATGAATCTGGTCACGGAGACGAGGACGTCCAGCACGCACGGGTCCTGGCGGCCGCCGGTCAGTTCTCCGAGGCGGTCGTAGAGGGCCTGCGGGTCCTGGCCCGCGAGCTGCGCGGGGTGGTCGAAGCCCAGCAGGCGCAGGTCGGCGGCCATGGCCGGGCCGATGTTGGGCAGGTCGGTCAGGGTTTCGAGACGGTCGCGGCTGACTTTGGACGGGTTCATGGCCTAGCCCATGCGCCGGGTGATCTCGTAGTGATTGACGAGGATCTTGCTGACGTAGTCCACGGTTTCGGCGAAATTGGGGATGCGGCCGTAGGGTTCGTAGATGCCGGCCTTGGCGTAGTCCGTGCTGCCGAGGCCCGCGTTGTAGCCGGCGGTGGCCGCCAGGATATTGCCGCTGCGGGAACGCAGGTTCTCGGCCATCATCCTGACCATGGCGTCGATGCAACGCTCGTAGAGGACGCGCTGGTCGAATTTCTCGAAAAAGGCCGCATCCTGGGGGTTGAAGATGGAGCGGCCCCGGAAGTTCTCCTCCATGAACAGCCGGCAGTTGTCCCGGGCCATGGCGTAGCTGGACTGCAGGAGGTCCATGCGGTCCAGGGCCAGGGCGTAGGTCCCGGCCGAGGGGATGGCCTTGCCCGCAGTCTGGGCGTTCAGCAGGGTGCGCAGGAGCTTTGCGGGGTTGCCGAAGAGGTCGGGTTGCTCGCGGCGCAGGGCGCGCATCTGGTCGCGGCGGTCGGCCATGTTCGCGAATTCCGGTTCCAGGTCCGGGCGTCGGGCGAAGCCGGCGGGCTGGCCGTGGGCG includes the following:
- a CDS encoding glutamate synthase-related protein — its product is MSAVAAITPSQLSLKDLPWQIRWDKDRCTLCGQCAAVCPMQTLELGTFRKRIVKVPAGLKSKPENEHTVYYGIRQRTAPHQACIGCATCTMVCPNDAIMPMHSDEKDKLRMHVNLGGQPRTRGGRRNDSGSVLDQIKFIRISMLTDPALDSGRHEFDLRTLIGRIQSPAEGLATFKEQGWAPAVREIYPLMIGSMSFGALSPNMWEGLQMGVAYLNEELNMPVRMCTGEGGCPPRLLRSRFLKYVILQIASGYFGWDEIIHAIPHMKEDPCAIEIKYGQGAKPGDGGLLMWHKVNKLIAAIRGVPPGVSLPSPPTHQTQYSIEESVAKMIQSMSMAWGFRVPVYPKISATTTTNAVLNNLCRNPYAAGLAVDGEDGGTGAAYNVSMNHMGSPIASNIRDAYLTLCKIGKQNEVPLIAGGGIGKNGNLAANAAALIMLGASAVQIGKYAMQAAAGCVGSESDRCNVCNIGVCPKGITSQDPRVYRRLDPEKVAERLVDLYVSFDTELKKIVAPLGRSTSLPIGMSDALGIADKDAADRLAIKYVV
- a CDS encoding helix-hairpin-helix domain-containing protein, whose translation is MNPSKVSRDRLETLTDLPNIGPAMAADLRLLGFDHPAQLAGQDPQALYDRLGELTGGRQDPCVLDVLVSVTRFMDGEEPRPWWHYTPERKNRTIV
- a CDS encoding glutamate synthase; this encodes MCRLFALTSSDPVSPMDAIRALDVMREGHDGSGVGLYLSDLAGPFESMKDSPVLSGIFTDLGMKRLDEFMEAKGFTLRYDMPITPKGPLPTWTPKRDRYVVRAYDIPAAWKDLSDAEKGQGYLLTRLELKHMGLQDESMTVFSFWPDTVMIKEIGDPLQVGEYLGLDRPEIMSRLILAQGRQNTNYAINLYACHPFFIEGLSTMTNGENTAFVPIRDYLMGQGVPGYEGYNSDSEVFTHILHYTIRRLGLPFEAYKHIITPLKDHEMKGHPDQAFLSKLKQICRRLIIDGPNCVIGCLPDKSMFMVQDSKKLRPGVVGGRPGLYAFSSEICGLDLAIPDRDKSQDFQPMHLDSAIVGPDRQEVRVCRQSQPLPLPN